One window of the Chryseobacterium sp. CY350 genome contains the following:
- a CDS encoding acyl-ACP desaturase, producing the protein MYNKLVRKEVMGILEKEVGSFLDKFLTPIEKIWQPSDYLPDPSSEDFKYDLEEIQTFAREMPYDLFVTLIGDCITEEALPSYESWLMSVDGIDQEKSGPTWASWIRSWTGEENRHGDLLNKYLYLCGRVNMKQIEITTQYLISDGFDIGTSMDPYRNFVYTSFQETATNISHRRVGTLAKQSGNGKLAKMCGVIAADEARHAKAYKHFVAKILELDPSEMILAFEDMMRKKIVMPAHMMRQSGQKAGELWGHFSDAAQRCMVYTGQDYINIMKDLLDEWKIEHVTGLTEKAEKAQEYLMKLPSRLQKITDRVSTPDLQFQFSWVKE; encoded by the coding sequence ATGTACAATAAGCTCGTAAGAAAAGAGGTAATGGGTATTTTAGAAAAGGAAGTGGGTTCTTTTCTTGATAAATTTTTGACTCCAATTGAAAAAATATGGCAGCCATCAGACTATTTACCAGATCCTTCAAGTGAAGATTTTAAATACGATTTAGAAGAAATTCAGACTTTTGCTCGCGAGATGCCTTACGATCTGTTTGTCACTTTAATAGGAGACTGCATTACCGAAGAAGCCTTGCCATCTTATGAATCTTGGTTGATGAGTGTTGATGGTATTGATCAGGAAAAAAGCGGGCCGACTTGGGCAAGCTGGATAAGATCTTGGACAGGTGAAGAAAACAGACATGGAGATTTATTGAATAAATATCTTTATCTCTGCGGAAGAGTCAACATGAAACAAATTGAGATTACCACGCAATATTTAATTAGTGATGGTTTTGATATCGGTACAAGTATGGATCCCTATAGAAACTTCGTTTACACAAGTTTTCAGGAAACTGCGACCAATATTTCTCACAGAAGAGTCGGTACATTGGCAAAACAATCCGGAAACGGGAAATTAGCAAAAATGTGCGGAGTTATTGCAGCAGACGAAGCAAGACACGCAAAAGCATACAAGCATTTTGTCGCAAAAATTCTAGAGCTTGATCCTTCCGAAATGATCTTGGCCTTCGAAGATATGATGCGAAAAAAAATCGTGATGCCTGCTCATATGATGAGACAATCCGGGCAAAAAGCAGGAGAACTTTGGGGACATTTTTCAGATGCGGCGCAAAGATGTATGGTTTATACTGGTCAGGATTACATCAATATCATGAAAGATCTGCTAGACGAATGGAAGATTGAGCATGTTACAGGTCTTACTGAAAAAGCTGAAAAAGCACAGGAATATCTTATGAAGCTCCCATCAAGATTACAAAAGATCACAGACAGGGTTTCTACGCCAGATCTTCAGTTTCAGTTTAGCTGGGTAAAAGAGTAA
- a CDS encoding class I SAM-dependent methyltransferase has product MKKLTKFLLNKIPRTMLIQVSVWARPLIYQFFKGDQFFDPIDGRSYRKFLPYGYGKQRENALSPGTLSLERHRQMWLYLQNETDFFIKNSKVLHIAPEQEFLRKFKRMSNLNYISADLYSPIVDVKADILNLPFENDSFDVIFCNHVLEHIEDDSKAMSELYRVLKPGGWGIIQVPMKNSLEKTYEDFTIKDPKERQKHFGQYDHVRWYGMDYFDRLRNAGFETEPNFYSKQFSDAEIKKYGLNHNEILPVVYKK; this is encoded by the coding sequence ATGAAAAAGCTGACTAAGTTTTTACTTAATAAAATCCCTCGTACGATGCTTATTCAGGTGAGTGTTTGGGCGCGACCATTGATTTATCAATTTTTTAAAGGAGATCAGTTTTTTGATCCGATTGATGGTAGATCGTATAGAAAATTTCTACCTTACGGTTATGGAAAACAGAGAGAAAATGCTTTGTCACCGGGAACTTTAAGCTTAGAAAGACACCGTCAAATGTGGTTGTATCTGCAAAATGAAACCGATTTTTTTATTAAAAATTCTAAAGTCCTTCACATTGCTCCCGAACAGGAATTTCTACGGAAGTTTAAAAGAATGAGCAATCTCAATTATATTTCAGCAGATTTATATTCTCCGATTGTGGATGTGAAAGCAGATATTTTAAATCTACCTTTTGAGAATGATAGTTTTGATGTGATTTTCTGCAATCATGTTTTAGAGCATATAGAAGATGATTCTAAGGCAATGAGCGAGTTATATCGCGTTCTGAAACCTGGCGGATGGGGAATTATTCAGGTTCCTATGAAGAATTCTTTAGAAAAAACCTATGAAGATTTTACTATAAAAGATCCAAAAGAACGTCAGAAACATTTCGGACAATACGACCACGTTCGCTGGTACGGAATGGATTATTTTGACCGTCTGAGAAATGCAGGTTTCGAAACTGAACCAAATTTCTACTCAAAACAATTCAGCGACGCTGAAATTAAAAAATACGGACTTAATCACAATGAAATTCTACCTGTGGTTTATAAAAAATAA
- a CDS encoding translation initiation factor, with translation MDLRDQLKNLFPEHEEQEFQMPEEQFKQKEPLVCKFEKKGRNGKPVTIVEGWEGSEEDLKKISKKIKTTLGIGGSEKDGTIIIQGDNRDKIMTILKDLGFKTKRVGG, from the coding sequence ATGGATTTACGTGATCAACTCAAAAACCTTTTTCCTGAACATGAAGAGCAGGAATTTCAGATGCCTGAAGAGCAATTTAAGCAAAAGGAACCATTGGTTTGCAAATTTGAAAAAAAGGGAAGAAACGGAAAACCCGTAACCATCGTTGAAGGCTGGGAAGGAAGTGAAGAAGATCTGAAAAAAATCTCCAAAAAAATAAAAACCACTTTGGGAATCGGTGGTTCTGAGAAAGACGGCACAATCATCATACAGGGTGATAACCGTGATAAAATTATGACTATTCTTAAAGATTTAGGTTTTAAAACAAAGAGAGTCGGTGGATAA
- the gpmI gene encoding 2,3-bisphosphoglycerate-independent phosphoglycerate mutase, whose protein sequence is MSKKAILAILDGWGLGQNPEVSALAQANTPFIDSCYQKFPHTTLEASGLAVGLPLGQMGNSEVGHMNLGAGRVVYQNLVKLNMAVENGTLGHEQVIQDAFAYAKTENKNVHFIGLVSNGGVHSHINHLKGLLSAAKEFGLNENVYVHAFTDGRDCDPHSGLAFVEELQNHMLYTTGKLATVIGRYYAMDRDKRWERVKLAYDAMTEGVGERTTDVISAIQTSYHNEVTDEFIKPIILVKDTQMGNVVPVAKIVDNDVVICFNFRTDRGREITEVLSQHDMPEYFMRKLNLHYVTLTNYDKTYENVHVVFDEEVLKETMGEILERNGKSQIRIAETEKYPHVTFFFSGGREEEFHGEKRLLCPSPKDVPTYDLKPEMSAYEITNSIIPELENGTADFICLNFANTDMVGHTGVFEAAVKAAETVDQCIEKVATTAYEHGYAVFILADHGNSDVMINADGSPNTQHSTNLVPLIVMDKDHEWNLKSGKLGDMAPTILSVMGVEIPAIMTGDILVS, encoded by the coding sequence ATGTCAAAAAAAGCAATACTGGCAATACTTGACGGATGGGGTTTGGGTCAAAATCCTGAAGTTTCCGCATTAGCTCAGGCAAACACACCTTTTATAGATAGCTGTTATCAAAAATTTCCTCATACTACTTTAGAAGCAAGCGGTTTGGCTGTGGGACTTCCTCTAGGACAGATGGGGAACTCTGAAGTGGGGCATATGAACCTTGGCGCCGGACGAGTGGTTTACCAAAATCTGGTAAAACTAAACATGGCAGTTGAAAACGGAACTTTGGGACATGAGCAGGTGATTCAGGATGCTTTTGCTTACGCAAAAACTGAAAATAAAAACGTACATTTTATAGGATTAGTTTCCAACGGTGGAGTGCATTCACATATCAATCACCTAAAAGGTTTGCTTTCTGCGGCTAAAGAATTTGGTTTAAACGAAAATGTTTATGTTCACGCATTTACAGATGGTAGAGATTGCGATCCGCATTCGGGACTGGCGTTTGTAGAAGAACTTCAGAACCATATGCTTTATACTACAGGAAAACTTGCGACCGTGATCGGAAGATATTACGCAATGGATAGAGACAAGCGTTGGGAACGTGTGAAATTGGCATATGACGCAATGACGGAAGGTGTTGGTGAAAGAACTACCGATGTGATCTCGGCCATCCAGACTTCATATCATAATGAGGTTACGGATGAATTTATCAAGCCAATAATTCTTGTAAAGGACACGCAGATGGGAAATGTAGTTCCTGTTGCAAAAATCGTTGATAATGATGTGGTAATTTGCTTCAATTTCCGTACAGACAGAGGTAGAGAAATTACAGAAGTTCTTTCTCAGCACGATATGCCGGAATATTTCATGAGAAAACTGAATCTTCATTACGTTACGTTAACAAATTATGACAAAACATATGAAAATGTACACGTTGTTTTTGATGAAGAAGTTTTGAAAGAAACGATGGGCGAAATTCTTGAGAGAAACGGAAAAAGCCAAATAAGAATTGCTGAAACTGAAAAATATCCTCACGTTACATTTTTCTTTTCGGGCGGTCGAGAAGAAGAATTTCATGGCGAAAAAAGATTATTGTGTCCGAGCCCGAAGGATGTTCCTACTTATGATCTTAAACCTGAAATGTCCGCATATGAGATCACAAATTCAATTATTCCTGAATTGGAAAACGGAACTGCTGATTTTATCTGTTTAAATTTTGCAAATACAGATATGGTGGGTCATACAGGAGTTTTTGAAGCCGCTGTGAAGGCTGCTGAAACAGTTGATCAATGTATCGAAAAAGTGGCAACAACTGCTTATGAGCACGGTTACGCTGTATTCATATTAGCTGATCACGGCAATTCTGATGTAATGATCAACGCAGATGGTTCACCAAACACACAACACTCTACCAATCTTGTACCTTTGATCGTGATGGATAAAGATCACGAATGGAATTTAAAATCTGGGAAATTAGGCGATATGGCTCCGACGATTTTATCGGTGATGGGCGTCGAAATTCCGGCAATAATGACGGGAGATATTCTTGTAAGCTGA
- a CDS encoding BT0820 family HAD-type phosphatase, which produces MVSNKKIAVDFDGTIVDDAYPGIGKAKIFAFETLKKLQTQGYRLILWTYRHGKTLDEAVEFCRKNGIEFYAINSSFEGEVFDSETQSRKLDADWFIDDRNLGGFPGWGEIYNIINERIEFRVEGKEVLAYSKLKKEKKKGLFW; this is translated from the coding sequence ATGGTAAGTAACAAAAAAATTGCAGTAGATTTCGACGGAACAATCGTGGATGATGCTTATCCCGGAATTGGGAAAGCTAAAATTTTCGCATTTGAGACACTGAAGAAACTTCAGACGCAAGGATATAGACTTATTTTGTGGACGTACAGACACGGTAAAACTCTTGATGAAGCTGTAGAATTCTGCAGAAAAAACGGAATAGAGTTCTATGCAATTAATTCGAGTTTTGAAGGAGAAGTTTTTGACAGCGAAACGCAATCGCGAAAGCTAGATGCAGACTGGTTTATAGACGATAGAAATCTCGGAGGATTTCCGGGATGGGGAGAAATCTATAATATTATTAACGAAAGAATAGAATTTCGTGTTGAAGGAAAAGAGGTTTTAGCATATTCAAAACTAAAAAAAGAAAAGAAAAAAGGACTTTTCTGGTAA
- the map gene encoding type I methionyl aminopeptidase, producing MIQLKTIDELRLMRESAQLVSRTLGMLAKEIKPGVTTLYLDKLAHDFIKDHGAEPAFLGYGGFPYSLCISPNEQVVHGFPSKEEIKEGDVLSVDCGAVLNGFVGDHAYTFEIGEVKPEIKKLLKVTKESLYKGIEQCVRGKRIGDISHAIQTHCEKEGYGVVKELVGHGVGRKMHEDPQVPNYGKKGSGKVIKDGLTIAIEPMVNMGTEKVKFHNDGWTVTTLDNLTSAHFEHDVAVINGKPVLLSTFKYVYEALGIVSDEEKPFQMDF from the coding sequence ATGATTCAATTAAAAACAATAGACGAGCTTCGTCTCATGAGAGAAAGTGCTCAGTTGGTTTCCAGGACATTAGGAATGTTGGCAAAGGAAATCAAACCGGGAGTTACCACTTTATATTTAGATAAATTAGCTCACGATTTCATTAAAGATCATGGTGCAGAGCCAGCATTTTTAGGATATGGAGGTTTTCCGTATTCATTATGTATTTCGCCAAACGAACAGGTGGTTCACGGTTTTCCAAGTAAAGAAGAAATCAAAGAAGGCGATGTGCTTTCTGTTGATTGTGGTGCTGTTTTAAATGGTTTTGTAGGCGATCACGCATATACTTTTGAGATTGGCGAAGTAAAACCGGAAATCAAGAAATTACTTAAAGTTACAAAAGAATCTCTCTATAAAGGAATCGAACAGTGTGTGCGAGGAAAAAGAATAGGAGATATTTCGCACGCTATTCAGACTCATTGTGAGAAAGAAGGGTATGGTGTTGTGAAAGAATTAGTAGGTCATGGCGTAGGAAGAAAGATGCATGAAGATCCGCAGGTTCCTAATTATGGAAAAAAAGGGAGTGGTAAAGTAATCAAAGACGGTTTAACGATCGCTATCGAGCCAATGGTAAATATGGGAACTGAAAAAGTGAAATTCCATAATGATGGCTGGACGGTTACAACTCTTGACAACCTTACTTCTGCTCATTTTGAGCATGATGTAGCTGTTATTAATGGCAAACCTGTTTTACTTTCTACTTTTAAATATGTTTACGAAGCTTTAGGAATCGTAAGTGATGAAGAGAAGCCATTTCAAATGGATTTTTAA